From Neisseria musculi, the proteins below share one genomic window:
- a CDS encoding HvfC family RiPP maturation protein: MQPHNPISSAQAQAQLADHIRNPALPAPPGIAPERLAVYTRLVRNNIKSFLDLCFSDSSLLADSEQWQGWQNRFLIEAHPESPFFNDIPPQFLAYLNSLPQHERPSENMLAVMDFETALLHAETAIQPDSDGRWHEHSVLSWAPAARLQYYPCDFVSIGPEQIEDSPCHVLTWRNRSNEVYYRTIEGTDLFLLQHFQRQSDTFTNLLAGLQELLPEQDVAELLKPAVNDWVDAGVLLTTKSTDGTIQT; this comes from the coding sequence ATGCAGCCGCATAACCCTATTTCTTCAGCGCAGGCGCAGGCGCAGCTTGCCGATCATATCCGCAACCCCGCGCTGCCTGCCCCCCCCGGTATCGCGCCTGAGCGCTTGGCTGTTTATACCCGCTTGGTGCGCAACAATATAAAAAGTTTTCTCGATCTCTGCTTCAGCGACAGCAGTCTGCTGGCCGATTCCGAACAATGGCAGGGCTGGCAAAACCGTTTTTTAATCGAGGCACACCCGGAATCTCCGTTTTTTAATGATATTCCCCCGCAATTTCTCGCCTATCTCAACAGCCTGCCGCAACATGAGCGGCCGTCTGAAAATATGCTGGCCGTAATGGATTTTGAAACCGCCTTGCTGCATGCCGAAACAGCCATACAGCCTGATTCAGACGGCCGCTGGCATGAGCATAGTGTGTTATCCTGGGCGCCTGCGGCCCGGCTGCAATATTACCCCTGTGATTTTGTCAGCATCGGGCCGGAGCAGATAGAAGACTCACCCTGCCATGTTTTAACTTGGCGCAACCGCAGCAACGAGGTTTATTACCGCACGATAGAAGGCACCGACCTGTTTTTGCTGCAGCATTTCCAACGCCAAAGCGACACATTTACCAATCTTTTGGCAGGCCTGCAGGAGCTGCTGCCCGAGCAGGATGTGGCGGAGCTTTTGAAACCGGCAGTTAATGACTGGGTGGATGCGGGCGTTTTACTCACAACAAAATCAACCGATGGAACAATTCAAACATAA
- a CDS encoding sigma-70 family RNA polymerase sigma factor: MEQFKHKLAELHCDILRFAKIQLRDEFLAEDIVQDTLAAAIAKHSQFRGEAGLKTWVLSILKNKIADYFRSSRHMISLEGMQEENDAIERGYNGCFDESGHWQPAAAPQYWQPAPEDALCRQDFFRALENCMQGLPHDTARIFYLREIMGWEVVEICREFSISKENCYVILHRARNGLRQCLQQRWFDLADTEIGEQGKSYVEM, translated from the coding sequence ATGGAACAATTCAAACATAAACTTGCCGAGCTGCATTGCGATATTTTACGCTTTGCCAAAATCCAGTTGCGTGATGAATTTCTGGCCGAAGACATCGTGCAGGACACCCTGGCGGCAGCCATAGCCAAACACAGCCAGTTCCGGGGGGAAGCCGGGTTGAAAACCTGGGTGCTGAGCATACTCAAAAATAAAATTGCCGATTATTTCCGCAGCAGCAGGCACATGATAAGCCTTGAAGGTATGCAGGAAGAAAATGATGCCATCGAGCGGGGCTATAACGGTTGTTTCGATGAAAGCGGTCACTGGCAACCTGCTGCCGCTCCGCAATATTGGCAACCTGCGCCGGAAGACGCGCTGTGCAGGCAGGATTTTTTCCGGGCGTTGGAAAACTGTATGCAGGGGCTTCCGCACGATACCGCACGTATTTTTTATCTGCGCGAGATCATGGGCTGGGAAGTAGTTGAAATATGCCGAGAATTCAGCATCAGCAAAGAAAACTGCTACGTTATCCTGCACCGTGCCCGCAACGGACTGCGGCAATGCCTGCAGCAACGTTGGTTTGATTTGGCAGATACCGAAATAGGGGAGCAAGGAAAGAGCTATGTTGAAATGTAA
- a CDS encoding HvfA family oxazolone/thioamide-modified RiPP metallophore translates to MKTTTSTALAALAGALALAGCQAGSAPSAPIAASGQHKVGEGKCGASGKAAEGKCGATSHNGKAAEGKCGAASHSGKSAEGKCGSK, encoded by the coding sequence ATGAAAACCACAACTTCTACTGCTTTGGCCGCATTGGCCGGTGCGCTGGCACTGGCGGGTTGTCAGGCCGGTTCTGCCCCCTCTGCTCCGATTGCAGCCTCTGGGCAGCATAAAGTGGGCGAGGGAAAATGCGGCGCAAGCGGCAAAGCTGCCGAAGGTAAATGCGGCGCAACATCGCACAATGGCAAGGCTGCCGAAGGCAAATGCGGCGCAGCATCGCACAGCGGTAAGTCTGCCGAAGGTAAATGCGGCAGTAAATGA
- a CDS encoding TonB-dependent siderophore receptor — protein MVPAWADTEAVNAALEEVVVKGDRQGAKIKTNVVTLQKKDESTATDLRGLLEEEPAVDFGGGNGTSQFLTIRGMGQNSVDIKIDNAYSDSQILYHQGRFIIDPSLVKIVSVQKGAGSASSGIGATNGAIVAKTLDAADLLKGLDKDWGVRVNAGYASNNGHNYGTSVFGRAGNFDGLFSYSRNDESDYKAGKGYANQYGGNTVLKSGLDKRSYLAKIGATFDNHRIVLSHMQDQHRGERFVREEFGWETTPRTDGSLASNAPAYRETTLSNTNLEYTAKNLGFIDKLEANAYLMKNKRYSADDTNNGYAGNVPGPTTTMIDTKGANVGLDSRIGQYTTLKYGVNYRHQEIEPHAFLNHQYTNRTNPAGQALVRSYNLTNPKKTDSGAYVEAINDIGDFTLTAGLRYDHFDIKTHDGKSVSDGRLNPSFGLIWQPLETLSFSAVHNYATRSPRLYDALLTHGRRGIVSIADGTKAERARNTEIGFNYNNGTFAASGSYFWQTIKDAIANPQNRHDAAGNIIGGVREAANAGYIKNRGYELGASYRTGGLIAKAGVAHSKPRLYDTHPGNLLSANPEFAVQAGRTWTASLAYRFNQPNLEIGWQNRTVEKAKGSVLVRDRNGNAAQVERKSYNVNDIFANWKPLGKDTLNVNFSVNNVFNKYYYPHSQRGETLPGIGRDFRLAVNYKF, from the coding sequence ATGGTGCCTGCGTGGGCAGACACCGAAGCGGTCAACGCTGCGCTGGAAGAAGTAGTGGTGAAAGGCGACCGCCAGGGTGCAAAAATCAAAACCAACGTGGTAACACTGCAAAAGAAAGATGAAAGCACGGCTACTGATTTGCGCGGACTGCTGGAAGAAGAGCCGGCCGTTGATTTCGGCGGCGGTAACGGTACTTCACAGTTTCTGACCATTCGCGGCATGGGGCAGAACTCGGTCGATATCAAAATAGACAACGCCTATTCCGACAGCCAGATTCTTTATCACCAAGGCCGCTTTATTATTGACCCTTCGCTGGTGAAAATCGTGTCGGTGCAAAAAGGCGCGGGTTCGGCCAGTTCCGGTATCGGCGCAACCAACGGTGCTATTGTTGCCAAAACCCTTGATGCGGCAGATTTGCTCAAAGGTTTGGATAAAGACTGGGGCGTGCGCGTGAATGCCGGCTATGCCAGCAACAACGGCCACAATTACGGCACCAGCGTATTCGGCCGTGCCGGCAATTTTGACGGTTTGTTTTCCTACAGCAGAAACGATGAAAGCGACTATAAAGCCGGCAAGGGCTACGCCAACCAATACGGCGGCAACACCGTGCTGAAAAGCGGGTTGGACAAACGCAGTTATTTGGCCAAAATCGGCGCCACATTCGACAACCACCGCATTGTGTTGAGCCACATGCAGGACCAACACCGCGGCGAGCGTTTTGTGCGTGAAGAATTCGGCTGGGAAACCACCCCGCGCACGGACGGCAGCCTGGCATCAAACGCCCCGGCCTACCGCGAAACCACCCTCTCCAATACCAACCTTGAATATACCGCGAAGAATCTCGGTTTCATCGATAAGCTTGAAGCCAATGCCTATCTGATGAAAAACAAACGCTATTCTGCCGATGACACCAACAACGGCTATGCCGGCAATGTTCCCGGGCCGACCACCACCATGATTGACACCAAAGGTGCCAATGTGGGTTTGGACAGCCGCATCGGCCAATACACCACCTTGAAATACGGCGTAAATTACCGTCATCAAGAAATCGAGCCGCATGCATTCCTTAACCACCAATACACCAATCGAACGAATCCCGCCGGCCAAGCATTGGTGAGAAGCTACAATCTAACCAATCCGAAAAAAACCGATTCCGGCGCGTATGTGGAAGCGATTAACGATATCGGCGATTTCACGCTCACAGCAGGCCTGCGCTACGACCATTTCGACATCAAAACCCATGACGGCAAATCGGTTTCAGACGGCCGGCTCAACCCGAGCTTCGGCCTGATCTGGCAGCCGCTCGAAACGCTCAGCTTCAGCGCCGTACACAACTATGCCACCCGCAGCCCCAGGCTTTATGATGCGCTGCTCACCCACGGCCGGCGCGGCATTGTTTCCATTGCAGACGGCACCAAAGCCGAACGCGCGCGCAACACCGAAATCGGCTTCAACTACAACAACGGCACCTTTGCCGCCAGCGGCAGCTATTTCTGGCAAACCATTAAAGACGCCATTGCCAACCCGCAAAACCGCCATGATGCCGCCGGCAACATTATCGGGGGCGTGCGCGAAGCCGCCAACGCCGGCTACATCAAAAACCGCGGTTACGAGCTTGGCGCGTCTTACCGCACCGGCGGGCTGATTGCCAAAGCAGGAGTGGCGCACAGCAAGCCTCGCCTTTACGACACCCACCCCGGCAACCTGCTCAGTGCCAACCCCGAATTTGCCGTGCAGGCAGGGCGCACATGGACAGCCTCGCTGGCCTACCGCTTCAACCAACCCAATCTCGAAATCGGCTGGCAAAACCGCACCGTAGAGAAAGCCAAAGGTTCGGTTTTGGTGCGCGACCGCAACGGCAATGCCGCCCAAGTCGAGCGCAAGAGCTACAATGTCAATGATATTTTTGCCAACTGGAAACCGCTGGGCAAAGATACTTTGAATGTGAATTTCTCGGTAAACAACGTATTTAACAAATACTATTATCCGCACAGCCAACGGGGCGAAACCCTCCCCGGCATAGGCCGTGATTTCCGCCTGGCAGTGAACTATAAGTTTTAA
- a CDS encoding zf-HC2 domain-containing protein: MLKCKEACILLSESQDRRLSMRERLSVVMHLAVCPSCRCYRSQLAFIRRNIKEWQQHGH, from the coding sequence ATGTTGAAATGTAAAGAAGCTTGCATACTGCTTTCAGAGAGCCAAGACCGCCGGCTTTCTATGAGGGAACGCCTTTCGGTGGTGATGCATTTGGCAGTGTGCCCGAGCTGCCGCTGCTACCGCAGCCAACTGGCATTTATACGCCGCAATATCAAAGAGTGGCAGCAACACGGGCATTGA
- a CDS encoding HvfB family MNIO-type RiPP peptide maturase: MLRGAGLGYKRSMAADFLRLDRQSSPIRFIEIAPENWLRMGGAARRQFDEVAERFPIACHGLSLSLGGQDPLQIDFLKQIKAFLRQYRIDFFSEHLSYCSHHGHIYDLLPLPFTWESVRHTAARIRAVQDVLEMRIAVENTSYYAHNPIAEMDEAEFLNAVVQEADCDIHLDINNIYVNAVNHGIVAPTDYINRTDLARVSYIHMAGHDEETAELLIDTHGQAVCDDVWDLFAYTCRSLPQNVPTLLERDSNLPPFAELEAEVARIAAIQQQAERAKHAAA, from the coding sequence ATCTTGCGCGGTGCGGGTTTGGGTTACAAGCGCAGTATGGCCGCCGACTTTTTGCGGCTCGACCGTCAAAGCAGCCCGATCCGCTTTATCGAAATCGCCCCTGAAAACTGGTTGCGTATGGGCGGCGCGGCACGCAGGCAGTTTGACGAAGTGGCCGAGCGTTTTCCCATTGCCTGCCACGGGTTGTCGCTTTCATTAGGCGGTCAAGATCCGTTGCAGATTGATTTTCTCAAGCAGATCAAAGCGTTTTTGCGGCAATACCGCATCGACTTTTTTTCGGAGCATTTGAGCTATTGCAGCCACCACGGGCATATTTATGATTTGCTGCCGCTGCCGTTTACCTGGGAGTCGGTGCGCCACACCGCCGCCCGTATCCGCGCGGTGCAGGATGTGCTCGAAATGCGCATTGCGGTGGAAAACACTTCATATTATGCCCACAACCCGATTGCAGAAATGGATGAAGCCGAATTTCTCAATGCAGTGGTGCAAGAAGCAGATTGCGATATTCATTTGGATATCAACAATATTTACGTGAACGCCGTAAACCACGGCATTGTTGCACCAACCGATTATATCAACCGCACCGATTTGGCAAGGGTAAGCTATATTCATATGGCTGGGCACGATGAAGAAACTGCCGAACTGTTGATTGACACCCACGGGCAGGCTGTATGCGATGATGTGTGGGATTTGTTTGCCTACACTTGCCGCAGCCTGCCGCAAAATGTACCCACACTGCTGGAGCGCGACAGCAACTTGCCGCCGTTTGCCGAATTGGAGGCCGAAGTGGCACGCATTGCCGCGATTCAGCAGCAGGCGGAGAGAGCCAAACATGCAGCCGCATAA
- a CDS encoding HvfA family oxazolone/thioamide-modified RiPP metallophore — protein MKKTSSLIALAGSLALLGGQAMAETKQPAAKTVKTVTKKAQEGACGEGKCGAAGKKASKAGEGKCGEGKCGAAGKKASKAGEGKCGEGKCGASAKKKPAKAAEGKCGEGKCGSK, from the coding sequence ATGAAAAAAACTTCTTCTCTGATTGCATTGGCCGGTTCGCTGGCTTTGTTGGGCGGGCAGGCCATGGCTGAAACCAAACAGCCCGCTGCCAAAACTGTGAAAACCGTTACCAAAAAAGCGCAGGAAGGCGCGTGTGGCGAGGGCAAGTGCGGTGCGGCCGGCAAGAAGGCTTCCAAAGCGGGCGAAGGCAAGTGCGGTGAGGGCAAGTGCGGTGCGGCCGGCAAGAAGGCTTCCAAAGCGGGCGAAGGCAAGTGCGGTGAGGGCAAGTGCGGCGCTTCGGCGAAAAAGAAACCTGCCAAAGCTGCCGAGGGTAAGTGCGGCGAAGGCAAATGCGGCAGTAAATAA